One window of Nicotiana tomentosiformis chromosome 11, ASM39032v3, whole genome shotgun sequence genomic DNA carries:
- the LOC138901884 gene encoding uncharacterized protein: MFTIFHASNIVLQQEYREKDFKKYSELISLLLMAERNNDLLMRNHENRPIGSTPLPEVDEVYSHYSKRRKDRGPIHGRGRGQGRNFSSINHPPKKDNHQRWKGQNEKPKANGSETECYRCGGKGHWANICRTPRYLVELYQASLKNKGPEANFVYDNEFDITQMWQTSLSTLMEK, translated from the coding sequence ATGTTCACAATATTTCATGCCTCCAATATAGTCTTGCAACAGGAGTACCGAGAGAAAGATTTCAAGAAGTattctgagttgatttctcttctccttATGGCTGAACGAAATAACGACTTGCTCATGAGAAATCACGAAAATCGACCCATTGGGTCTACACCTTTGCCAGAAGTGGATGAGGTGTATTCCCATTATTCTAAGCGTAGAAAAGATCGTGGCCCTATTCATGGTCGTGGTCGTGGCCAAGGAAGAAATTTTTCTAGTATTAATCACCCTCCAAAGAAAGATAACCACCAAAGGTGGAAAGGGCAAAATGAGAAGCCAAAGGCAAATGGTTCAGAAACTGAATGTTATCGTTGCGGTGGAAAAGGACATTGGGCAAATATTTGTCGTACACCAAGAtatttggttgagctttatcaagcatctCTAAAGAATAAAGGCCCTGAAGCTAATTTTGTCTATGACAATGAATTTGATATCACCCAGATGTGGCAGACTTCTTTGAGCACCCTAATGGAAAAATAG